The following proteins are co-located in the Bos indicus isolate NIAB-ARS_2022 breed Sahiwal x Tharparkar chromosome 8, NIAB-ARS_B.indTharparkar_mat_pri_1.0, whole genome shotgun sequence genome:
- the HACD4 gene encoding very-long-chain (3R)-3-hydroxyacyl-CoA dehydratase 4 has protein sequence MGPVALPTWLQPRYRKNAYLFIYYLIQFCGHSWIFTNMTVRFFSFGKDSMVDTFYAIGLVMQLCQSISLLELLHIYVGIESNHLLPRILQLTERIIVLFMVITSQEEVQEKYVVCVLFIFWNLLDMVRYTYSMLSVIGISYAVLTWFSQTLWMPIYPLCVLAEAFTIYQSLPYFESFGTYSTKLPFDLSFYFPYVLKIYLMMLFVGMYFTYNHLYSERRDILRVFPNKKKM, from the exons ATGGGACCCGTGGCGCTGCCCACCTGGCTGCAGCCCAG GTATAGGAAGAATGCCTATCTTTTCATCTACTACTTAATCCAGTTCTGCGGCCACTCCTGGATATTTACAAATATGACAGTCAGATTCTTTTCATTTGGAAAAG ATTCAATGGTTGACACTTTTTATGCAATTGGACTTGTGATGCAACTTTGCCAGTCTATTTCCCTCTTGGAGTTGCTGCACATATATGTTGGCATTGAATCAAACCATCTTCTTCCTAGGATTTTGCAG CTCACAGAAAGAATAATTGTCCTTTTTATGGTGATCACCAGTCAAGAAGAAGTCCAAGAGAAATACGTGGTGTGTGTGTTATTCATCTTTTGGAATCTATTGGATATGGTTAG GTACACTTACAGCATGTTGTCAGTCATTGGAATATCCTATGCTGTCTTGACATGGTTCAGTCAAACCCTGTGGATGCCAATTTATCCTTTGTGTGTTCTCGCTGAAG cATTTACCATCTATCAGTCGCTGCCTTATTTCGAATCATTTGGCACTTACTCCACAAAGCTGCCCTTTGACTTATCCTTCTATTTCCCATATGTGCTGAAAATATATCTCATGATGCTGTTTGTAG GAATGTATTTCACCTACAATCATCTTTATTCAGAAAGACGAGACATCCTCAGAGTGTTTCCCaataagaagaaaatgtga